From the Quercus lobata isolate SW786 chromosome 6, ValleyOak3.0 Primary Assembly, whole genome shotgun sequence genome, one window contains:
- the LOC115995068 gene encoding probable inactive receptor kinase At5g67200 — protein MPFTQTTPLLSLLIPFCYLSTVIVTVHCAATSKSPPLVTPAANLILPSDAVSLLSFKTKADLDNKLLYELHERFDYCQWQGVKCAQGRVVHLILQGFGLRGEFAPDTLTRLNQLRVLTLTNNSLSGPIPDLSLLVNLKSLFLDQNSFSSPFPPSILLLFSLQVLDLSHNNFTGPIPFGLNELDRLSSLRLDSNGFNGSLPPLNQSTLQVFNVSANNLTGSIPATPTLLRFDTTSFQSNPNLCGEIINKACESRTHFFDSPKPNNDTSPSAAATTTTTPLGQSAQSQSGMLISPPSPKHKSTGLILGSSIGVSLLIASLLFAFGLVKNKKGTTSDTNAKSPDQNPKTSTTTSFEATPRPNSTAQAQEAEENDIVLQLRKSDELRRVQKSGNLVFCGGEAQVYNLEMLMRASAELLGRGTVGTTYKAVLDNQLAFTVKRMDANKTAITSSQVFDHHMAAVGRLRHPNLIPIRAYFQAKGERLVIYDYQANGSLFSLIHGSRSTRAKSLHWTSCLKIAEDVAQGLAYIHQVSRLIHGNLKSSNVLLGADFEACVTDYCLAVLVDSSNEDPDSAGYKAPETRRSNSRATLKSDVYSFGILLLELLTSKHPSQHPFLAPTDVPNWVRAMREDDGGEDNRLGMLTEVACICSVTSPEQRPAMWQVLKMIQEIKENVMVEENSSLESS, from the exons ATGCCATTTACTCAAACAACCCCACTACTTTCTCTTCTCATCCCCTTCTGCTATCTCTCTACCGTCATCGTTACCGTTCACTGTGCGGCCACCTCGAAATCTCCGCCGTTGGTGACTCCAGCAGCGAACTTGATACTGCCATCCGACGCCGTTTCGCTGCTCAGTTTCAAAACGAAAGCCGACCTAGACAACAAGCTCCTCTACGAGCTCCACGAGCGCTTCGATTACTGTCAATGGCAAGGCGTGAAATGTGCGCAAGGCCGTGTGGTCCATCTCATTCTCCAAGGCTTCGGTCTCCGAGGCGAGTTCGCTCCCGACACTTTGACTCGCCTCAACCAGCTCCGAGTCTTGACCCTCACCAACAACTCGCTCTCCGGTCCGATTCCTGACCTCTCTCTACTCGTCAACCTCAAGTCCTTGTTTTTAGACCAAAACAGTTTCTCCAGCCCTTTTCCTCCGTCGATTCTTCTACTTTTTAGCCTCCAGGTACTTGATCTCTCGCACAACAATTTCACCGGTCCGATTCCCTTTGGTTTGAACGAGTTGGACCGGCTCAGCTCTCTCCGGCTCGACTCGAACGGGTTCAACGGTTCGCTTCCTCCGCTGAACCAGTCCACTCTTCAAGTCTTCAACGTTTCGGCTAACAACCTCACTGGATCAATACCGGCCACGCCGACTCTCCTGCGCTTCGACACGACGTCGTTTCAGTCGAACCCGAATCTCTGCGGCGAGATCATCAACAAGGCTTGCGAATCTCGCACTCATTTCTTCGATTCTCCCAAACCCAACAATGACACGTCACCCTccgccgccgccaccaccaccacgacGCCGCTCGGACAAAGCGCACAGTCACAAAGCGGAATGCTTATTTCCCCACCGTCGCCGAAGCACAAGAGCACCGGACTAATTCTAGGGTCCTCGATCGGAGTTTCACTCCTAATCGCCTCTCTTCTCTTCGCGTTCGGCTTGGTCAAGAACAAAAAAGGCACAACCTCCGACACTAACGCCAAAAGCCCAGATCAAAACCCGAAAACCTCAACAACGACGTCGTTCGAGGCCACTCCTCGTCCGAATTCAACAGCCCAAGCTCAAGAAGCGGAGGAAAACGACATAGTGTTACAGCTACGCAAAAGCGACGAGCTACGAAGGGTACAGAAGAGTGGGAACTTGGTGTTCTGTGGAGGAGAGGCACAAGTGTACAATTTGGAGATGCTGATGAGAGCCTCGGCGGAGTTGCTCGGGAGAGGTACGGTGGGGACGACGTACAAGGCGGTGCTGGATAACCAGTTGGCTTTTACTGTGAAGAGAATGGACGCGAATAAGACTGCGATTACGAGCAGCCAAGTTTTCGACCACCATATGGCCGCCGTGGGTAGGCTGCGCCACCCGAATTTGATTCCGATCAGAGCATACTTTCAGGCCAAGGGAGAGAGGCTGGTGATCTATGACTATCAAGCTAATGGGAGTCTCTTCAGTCTCATTCACG GTTCAAGATCAACTAGGGCAAAGTCTCTCCACTGGACATCATGCTTAAAGATAGCTGAAGATGTGGCCCAGGGCCTTGCCTACATCCACCAAGTATCAAGGTTGATCCACGGCAACCTGAAGTCCTCCAATGTCCTTCTTGGAGCTGACTTTGAGGCTTGTGTCACAGACTATTGCCTTGCAGTCCTTGTAGACTCTTCTAATGAAGATCCTGATTCTGCAGGCTACAAAGCCCCTGAGACCCGCAGATCCAACAGCCGAGCCACTCTCAAGTCTGATGTCTATTCCTTTGGCATCCTTCTACTGGAGCTTTTGACTAGTAAACATCCATCACAACATCCATTCCTTGCGCCCACGGATGTGCCTAATTGGGTCAGAGCAATGAGGGAAGATGATGGTGGTGAAGACAACAGACTTGGAATGCTGACTGAGGTTGCTTGTATTTGTAGTGTGACATCACCGGAACAAAGGCCAGCAATGTGGCAAGTTTTGAAAATGATACAGGAGATAAAGGAGAACGTGATGGTAGAAGAAAATTCATCTCTTGAATCTTCATAG